One part of the Parabacteroides distasonis ATCC 8503 genome encodes these proteins:
- a CDS encoding RNA polymerase sigma factor, whose translation MDEQLLIDGCMRGESWARKELYEQYAPAMMSVCMRYVGDRETARDLLQDGFVKIFTKIRSYSGSGAFGGWIRRIFVTTALEYLRSSENTRLSVGLDGYDDSLEDINYSVLDRLSADDLLACVAQLPPGYRTVFNLYAIEGYTHSEIAEMLHVQEATSRSQFIRARNALQKSVQSLIRHENAG comes from the coding sequence ATGGATGAACAACTGTTAATCGATGGATGTATGCGAGGCGAATCATGGGCTCGTAAGGAATTGTACGAGCAATATGCTCCTGCTATGATGAGTGTTTGCATGCGTTACGTGGGTGACAGGGAGACGGCCCGTGATCTTCTGCAGGACGGGTTCGTGAAGATATTTACGAAGATCCGGTCGTATTCCGGCTCCGGGGCTTTCGGGGGGTGGATACGGCGGATCTTTGTCACTACGGCTCTTGAATATCTCCGGTCTTCAGAGAACACGAGGCTAAGTGTAGGTTTGGATGGCTATGACGACAGTTTGGAAGATATCAACTACTCCGTATTGGACCGTTTATCGGCGGACGACTTGTTGGCTTGCGTGGCCCAATTGCCGCCGGGATATCGTACGGTCTTCAACTTATATGCGATAGAGGGATATACGCATAGCGAGATCGCCGAGATGCTGCATGTACAGGAGGCGACTTCCCGCTCCCAGTTTATCCGGGCGAGGAACGCTTTGCAAAAGAGTGTACAATCTTTAATAAGGCATGAAAATGCGGGATGA
- a CDS encoding porin family protein has protein sequence MRDDKDHNERLDDFSGYMRQRLEEHRLPVDAGCWDEVEARMNQRARPRGWLWTGGLVAAAVLALVIWLLPSPEKMPLEELSPFQKEISEKAEEMNILSEHPVLPVEPVKKRIAKVLKWEKKAKLSAIVGEKETIREDEKCKTIEIIEKDAIAAIVEEPSVKEDASEDSTDIVVKRGDSTVPLPEGERSPRRKASLKKKAKKSKRNKWLLAAAVGSSGYVDSFLNTDMSYGDVSSPGDMNVPSQDPDPDKPDKDDDEKENGNTPSQTASFRNAPVLRSSKVDENFLDNRSFESYPDVSYSLPISFGFTVRKDLSRRIAVESGLMYTYLSTTFKRGGDCPSEVKSSLHYLGIPLNLVVYLWKNQRWNVYLSGGFMMEKGLQAVYSGYIAGNGTTISKSKKEDIHGMQWSVNASVGAAYRFYGDWSLYFEPRFSHYFDCDQPASIRTDKPLGFGLSAGIRYAF, from the coding sequence ATGCGGGATGATAAGGATCATAACGAACGGCTGGATGATTTCAGCGGCTATATGCGGCAGCGCTTGGAAGAGCACCGGTTGCCGGTAGATGCCGGCTGCTGGGATGAGGTGGAGGCCCGGATGAACCAGAGAGCGAGACCACGGGGTTGGTTGTGGACGGGAGGCTTGGTCGCCGCCGCGGTGCTGGCCTTGGTTATTTGGCTGCTACCTTCCCCGGAGAAGATGCCATTGGAGGAATTGAGCCCCTTTCAGAAAGAGATATCGGAGAAAGCGGAGGAAATGAATATTCTTTCGGAGCATCCCGTTTTACCTGTAGAGCCTGTAAAGAAACGTATAGCGAAAGTGCTGAAATGGGAAAAAAAGGCTAAGCTTTCCGCTATTGTCGGGGAAAAGGAAACGATTCGGGAGGATGAGAAGTGTAAGACTATCGAGATTATTGAGAAGGATGCGATTGCGGCTATCGTAGAAGAACCGTCTGTGAAGGAGGATGCGTCCGAGGATTCGACGGACATAGTCGTTAAGCGAGGTGACTCTACGGTTCCTCTACCGGAAGGCGAACGGAGTCCCCGACGAAAAGCCTCTTTGAAAAAGAAAGCCAAGAAGAGTAAACGGAATAAGTGGTTATTGGCCGCCGCCGTTGGCTCTAGTGGTTATGTAGATAGCTTTTTAAATACGGATATGAGTTATGGTGATGTTTCTTCTCCGGGAGATATGAATGTTCCTTCCCAAGATCCTGATCCGGATAAGCCGGATAAAGACGATGATGAGAAGGAGAATGGCAATACGCCTTCCCAAACGGCCTCATTTCGTAATGCCCCGGTATTACGGAGTTCTAAGGTGGATGAGAACTTCTTGGATAATCGTTCGTTCGAATCTTATCCGGACGTTAGCTATTCCCTTCCGATATCTTTCGGTTTTACGGTACGGAAGGATTTGAGCCGGCGTATAGCGGTGGAAAGTGGATTGATGTATACGTATTTATCCACTACATTCAAGAGGGGAGGGGATTGCCCGTCAGAGGTGAAATCGTCTTTGCATTATCTGGGTATTCCCTTGAATCTGGTGGTTTATTTATGGAAGAATCAGCGATGGAATGTCTATCTCTCCGGAGGCTTTATGATGGAGAAGGGCTTGCAGGCCGTGTATAGTGGCTATATCGCCGGAAACGGAACGACTATCTCCAAGAGCAAAAAGGAGGATATCCATGGTATGCAATGGTCCGTGAATGCCTCGGTCGGTGCTGCTTATCGTTTTTATGGGGATTGGAGCCTCTATTTCGAGCCTCGCTTCTCCCATTATTTTGACTGTGATCAACCGGCTAGTATCCGTACGGACAAGCCGTTGGGATTTGGGTTGAGCGCAGGTATACGATATGCTTTTTAA
- a CDS encoding LVIVD repeat-containing protein, producing MRKLFYWAFAFSLCVLMGCKDDGVRVEVVRYAINEPVFMSISEFRNSVKVTDEVVPITKRGKICFYKDYLYISSPDKGIHIVDNRNPASPRIVGFVELIGNEDLSIKDDKLYADSYVDLVWFDISDPERPELEGRVENAFRYALPTIENGYGFDYNMCYSEEARAKGVVVGWEPKEREETIYHYPSYGGDLMANDAAPGTSTQGVNGSMARFSIYGKYLYTVEQNIMCVFDLSGDKPVLTTNDIWLQRDVETLFNYKDKMFMGTPTGMLIYSLEDPLAPKYRSSVSHVFGCDPVVVEDDLAYVTVHSGNTCGQNTNELMLIDVSDVDQPNLLVTYGMKCPKGLGIDNGTLFLCDEGLKVFNAKDPMTLLANQLVHYAGMEGYDVIPFRNTLMMIADDGLYQYDYSNLQAISQLSKLPMGE from the coding sequence ATGCGGAAACTTTTTTATTGGGCGTTTGCCTTTAGCCTTTGCGTCTTAATGGGATGCAAGGATGATGGAGTGAGAGTGGAGGTCGTGCGGTATGCTATCAACGAACCGGTATTCATGTCGATCTCCGAGTTTCGGAATTCAGTGAAGGTGACGGATGAGGTGGTGCCAATCACCAAGCGGGGTAAGATCTGTTTCTATAAGGATTACCTGTATATTTCTTCCCCGGATAAGGGCATCCATATCGTGGATAACAGGAATCCGGCATCTCCCCGGATAGTGGGCTTTGTAGAATTGATCGGTAACGAGGATCTCTCGATCAAGGATGATAAATTGTATGCGGATTCGTATGTGGATCTGGTCTGGTTCGATATCTCCGATCCGGAGAGACCTGAATTGGAAGGTCGTGTGGAGAACGCTTTCCGTTATGCGCTTCCGACCATAGAGAATGGCTATGGGTTCGATTATAATATGTGTTATTCGGAAGAAGCGAGAGCGAAAGGTGTCGTGGTTGGTTGGGAGCCGAAGGAACGGGAGGAAACCATTTACCATTATCCGAGTTATGGCGGTGATCTGATGGCGAACGATGCGGCGCCGGGTACTTCCACGCAGGGCGTGAACGGATCTATGGCTCGTTTTTCTATTTATGGTAAGTACTTATATACGGTAGAACAGAATATCATGTGTGTTTTCGACCTGTCTGGAGACAAGCCTGTCTTGACGACAAACGACATTTGGTTGCAACGTGATGTCGAGACTCTTTTCAACTATAAAGATAAGATGTTCATGGGAACTCCGACCGGCATGTTGATCTATTCGCTGGAAGATCCGTTAGCGCCTAAGTATCGTTCTTCCGTAAGTCATGTCTTTGGTTGTGATCCGGTTGTCGTGGAGGATGACTTAGCGTATGTGACCGTGCATTCCGGAAATACTTGCGGGCAAAATACCAATGAACTGATGCTCATAGATGTAAGTGATGTGGACCAACCGAACCTGCTGGTTACTTATGGCATGAAATGTCCGAAAGGATTAGGTATCGATAACGGTACTTTATTCCTCTGTGACGAAGGGTTAAAGGTCTTCAATGCGAAAGATCCTATGACCTTGCTGGCTAATCAGCTTGTTCATTATGCAGGTATGGAGGGTTACGATGTAATCCCTTTTAGGAATACCTTGATGATGATCGCCGATGATGGCCTTTACCAATACGATTATTCCAATTTACAGGCAATATCTCAGTTAAGTAAATTGCCAATGGGCGAATAG